TGCTACAGTAGCCTCACGAGGCCTAAATCGCAAAAGTTTGTTGGACAGTATAGGGGCCGCGGTGACTGCGTTGGGTGGTGTGTGGCAGTCGATGCGTCTATTGCGTCGTTTTCGACCTCAGGTTGTTGTGGGGACTGGCGGCTATGTCTGTGGGCCAGTGTTGTTAGCTGCATTTTTATTAGGAATTCCGACGTTGATTCAAGAGCAGAATGCTATTGCTGGTATTACTAATCGCCTTCTTTCCCATGTTGTCGATGGAGTGGCTTTGGGTTATGCGGAAGCTTCGAGCCGCTTTTCCGGCCGTTGCTGCCAGACTGTGACAGGCAATCCGGTGCGTCGCGAGGTGCTGACAGCACAACGGGAAGAAAGTTTGAAACAATTGGGGCTGAGCAGTTCCTGCAAGACACTCCTGGTTGCCGGCGGCAGCCGGGGCGCTCGCAGTATTAATCAGGCAATGATTGAAGTGCATGCTGTCTTGGCGGTGCGAGACGATGTGCAAGTGTTGCATATCACAGGGAAAAACGAGTATAATAACGTAGTTGACGAGTTGCGGCGACGTGGGCTAGAAGGGGCTCCGCGCCTTTTTGTTCGTCCATATTTGCATGAAATGCCGGCCGCCTTGGCAGTTGCGGATTTAGCCGTATTTCGCGCTGGGGCGCTGGGAATTGCGGAACTGACTGTACGCGGTGTACCGGCAATTTTAGTGCCATATCCGCATGCGGCGGAAAATCATCAAGAATGGAATGCCCGTGTACTGGCTAATGCCGGAGCGGCTAAAGTGTTAGGGGACGCACAAATGGAAGACGGGCTTTTGCAAGAAACCGTGCTGGCCTTGTTGGACGATTCGCAGCAGTTGACTGCCATGGC
This genomic window from uncultured Anaeromusa sp. contains:
- the murG gene encoding undecaprenyldiphospho-muramoylpentapeptide beta-N-acetylglucosaminyltransferase, producing MKVVLSGGGTGGHIYPALTIGEEICRLCPGTELLYIGTASGLEADLVPKAKIPFATVASRGLNRKSLLDSIGAAVTALGGVWQSMRLLRRFRPQVVVGTGGYVCGPVLLAAFLLGIPTLIQEQNAIAGITNRLLSHVVDGVALGYAEASSRFSGRCCQTVTGNPVRREVLTAQREESLKQLGLSSSCKTLLVAGGSRGARSINQAMIEVHAVLAVRDDVQVLHITGKNEYNNVVDELRRRGLEGAPRLFVRPYLHEMPAALAVADLAVFRAGALGIAELTVRGVPAILVPYPHAAENHQEWNARVLANAGAAKVLGDAQMEDGLLQETVLALLDDSQQLTAMAEASRALGRPQAAKDIAEWVIKLAK